The following are from one region of the Dreissena polymorpha isolate Duluth1 chromosome 2, UMN_Dpol_1.0, whole genome shotgun sequence genome:
- the LOC127869710 gene encoding uncharacterized protein LOC127869710: MQNKSRDYHLFASDFTPYRITENDFNENDYLVSYLKETRNTEICVDKFQPDINMFIENIKILIARQLIEHPDFKWMELVVPKHTDFLLKEIMSKKTTSFGLPVMLKNESKYEDCVQIMDGYEKYLQEWFTKAVGGDQLTRVRLDGAKSLQLRAHTKEERFENPCPVVVEMFHRQMDFLHSSGRDVGTLYNLKTHIQRTNVNGNVKIRFKVTQYYASQLFQEFVFSRVACVMTFHTRGGASSVMRNSTSHSEVMASAAWGLFPFPFCFSSFLLEAKTFREVSNSLSSKMLWEYLFSLKYLEKITFKQFLLFFKLDPCTELFDFFAHEDFVLLVGKAFIQEAAVEYFGMESFDSTPTRNIPEGNISRSHLPKRLQEFKKAMDGLMKLLCAPLSFDEVESQSKVPVLVSGHRTEVLVENENLTINVIHRGQLLKINEPLKMVQNQSCVKIMVGETALEGSLVKADEFQNYVLNFLQHYCVLLNLKDTIREGDIFRLNNILKLATPFFFNHSPMSECIDYVLKTEIIMPLKLGMQVRTSSFVNLKGRQAKNKAADMEKENQVKEIKDFIRGLGSNKTEQAIVKVTAAAPVIKEIVNKLDCLYRQDISA; the protein is encoded by the exons ATGCAGAATAAGTCAAGGGATTATCACTTATTTGCAAGTGATTTTACCCCATACAGAATTACTGAAAACGATTTCAATGAGAATGACTATCTCGTGAGCTATCTTAAGGAGACTAGGAATACTGAAATATGTGTGGACAAATTCCAACCAGATATCAACATGTTTATAGAGAACATAAAAATCTTGATAGCCAGGCAACTGATAGAACACCCAGATTTCAAATGGATGGAATTAGTTGTACCAAAACACACAGATTTCCTTCTGAAG GAGATAATGTCAAAGAAAACAACTTCATTTGGATTGCCTGTTATGTTGAAGAATGAAAGTAAATATGAAGACTGTGTGCAAATCATGGATGGATATGAGAAATATCTTCAAGAATGGTTTACAAAGGCTG TGGGTGGTGACCAGCTAACAAGAGTGCGACTGGATGGGGCAAAGAGCTTGCAACTTCGTGCACATACCAAGGAAGAACGATTTGAAAACCCATGCCCTGTTGTGGTTGAGATGTTTCATAGGCAGATGGATTTTCTCCAC TCATCTGGTCGAGACGTTGGGACCCTGTATAACCTTAAAACACACATTCAAAGGACAAATGTGAATGGCAATGTTAAAATTCGTTTTAAGGTAACacaatattacgctagtcaattgttccaagagtttgtattcagtcgagtggcttgtgtgatgacgtttcacacgagaggcggagcctcgagtgtgatgcgaaatagcacaagccattCAGAGGTAATGGCTTCAGCAGCATGGGGCCTGTTTCCTTTTCCTTTTTGCTTCAGTTCCTTTCTTTTGGAAGCCAAAACCTTTCGAGAAGTTTCAAACTCTCTGTCATCCAAAATGCTGTGGGAATATTTATTTTCCCttaaatatctggaaaaaatcacatttaaacaatttcttttattttttaaacttgaccCATGTAcagaattatttgattttttt GCACACGAGGACTTTGTGCTTCTTGTTGGAAAGGCTTTTATACAAGAGGCAGCTGTGGAATACTTTGGTATGGAGTCATTTGACAGCACACCAACACGTAACATTCCAGAGGGCAATATTAGCCGCAGCCATCTTCCAAAACGGCTTCAGGAATTCAAGAAAGCAATGGACGGACTAATGAAACTGCTTTGTGCTCCATTAAGTTTTGATGAA GTGGAAAGCCAGAGTAAAGTGCCTGTATTAGTTTCGGGTCATCGCACGGAAGTGCTTGTTGAAAATGAGAACCTAACCATCAACGTTATACACAGGGGTCAGCTTTTGAAGATAAATGAGCCATTAAAAATGGTTCAGAATCAATCATGTGTGAAAATAATGGTTGGGGAAACCGCATTAGAGGGGTCTTTGGTGAAGGCAGATGAGTTCCAGAATTATGTACTAAATTTTCTGCAGCACTATTGTGTGCTACTTAACTTAAAAGATACTATTCGTGAGGGTGATATCTTTCGACTGAACAATATCTTGAAACTAGCAACGCCTTTCTTCTTCAATCATTCACCCATGTCTGAATGCATTGACTATGTACTAAAAACAGAAATCATTATGCCTCTAAAACTTGGAATGCAAGTGCGGACTTCTTCATTTGTAAATTTGAAGGGTAGACAAGCAAAAAATAAAGCAGCAGATATGGAGAAGGAAAATCAAGTTAAGGAAATAAAAGACTTCATACGTGGACTTGGATCAAACAAAACTGAGCAGGCTATCGTCAAAGTGACCGCCGCAGCTCCTGTAATTAAAGAAATAGTTAATAAATTAGATTGTTTATATAGACAGGACATCAGTGCATAA